From Pseudomonas sp. LS1212, the proteins below share one genomic window:
- a CDS encoding PLP-dependent aminotransferase family protein, which translates to MAENLVPLPFDPAGIQLDRRQGLSRQLYQALRARVLDGRLGGGTRLPATRDLATMLAISRNSVVRAYDQLYAEGFIEGRVGDGTYVAQLSQTVSSLAKLSTKVSTALPTGLPTALSTNGINFTVLTSSKIIHNSAMERLQHYSLPPPKSGPPRAFRVGVPAFDLFPFDVWAKLQAGFWRKPDLQQLGYGEPAGDPRLRELIAAYLRGSRGLSCSAEQIVITSGAQQAISLCAQLLLEPGDVVTVENPGYRAAGNAFAIAGAQVQGVAVDNDGLDCTELANIENCRLAYVTPSHQYPTGVTMSLARRLELLAWAERSQGWIVEDDYDGEYRYSGAPLAPLAALDRQGRVLYVGTFGKIAFPAMRLGYLVLPRQLVPAFSQRRALDVRHSEVGTQVVMAEFMAAGHFQRHIRRMRRAALSRRNALLAGWPVDIPGCGALPNVAAGLHLMVPVDSFARECELIELAEGVGVEINALSDYWLPDSREPVDNRAGLVLGFAAVAEAEITAATARLRKAWVE; encoded by the coding sequence ATGGCCGAGAACCTCGTTCCGCTGCCTTTCGACCCTGCCGGCATTCAGCTGGACCGGCGTCAGGGTTTGAGTCGCCAGCTTTACCAGGCCTTGCGTGCTCGTGTGCTGGATGGGCGGTTGGGCGGTGGTACCCGACTTCCTGCTACCCGCGATCTGGCAACGATGTTAGCGATATCGCGTAACAGCGTGGTGCGTGCCTACGACCAACTTTATGCCGAGGGCTTTATTGAGGGGCGGGTTGGCGATGGCACCTATGTAGCGCAACTGTCACAAACAGTGTCATCGTTGGCAAAACTATCCACAAAAGTATCCACAGCGTTACCAACAGGCTTACCCACAGCCTTATCCACAAATGGCATCAATTTTACTGTGCTTACATCCAGTAAAATTATCCACAATAGCGCCATGGAACGACTCCAGCACTATTCTTTACCCCCTCCCAAAAGCGGTCCGCCCAGAGCTTTTCGGGTGGGCGTGCCTGCGTTCGATCTGTTCCCATTCGACGTCTGGGCCAAGCTGCAGGCGGGTTTCTGGCGAAAACCGGACTTGCAGCAACTGGGCTATGGCGAGCCTGCCGGCGACCCTCGTCTCAGGGAGTTGATTGCAGCTTATTTGCGCGGCTCACGCGGTCTTTCCTGTAGCGCTGAACAAATTGTGATCACCAGTGGTGCACAGCAGGCAATCAGCCTTTGTGCACAGTTGCTGCTTGAGCCTGGCGATGTGGTGACTGTGGAAAACCCAGGCTATCGAGCAGCCGGAAATGCCTTCGCAATCGCCGGGGCACAGGTGCAGGGGGTGGCTGTGGATAACGACGGGCTCGATTGCACTGAGCTGGCGAACATCGAGAACTGCCGCCTGGCCTATGTCACGCCCTCACATCAATACCCGACCGGAGTGACCATGAGCCTGGCCAGGCGCCTGGAGCTGCTGGCCTGGGCCGAGCGCAGCCAGGGCTGGATCGTCGAGGACGACTATGATGGCGAGTACCGCTACAGCGGGGCGCCGCTGGCACCGCTGGCTGCGCTGGATCGGCAGGGACGGGTGCTGTATGTCGGTACGTTCGGCAAAATCGCCTTTCCGGCGATGCGCCTCGGCTATCTGGTATTGCCGCGGCAACTGGTACCAGCCTTCTCTCAACGGCGGGCACTGGATGTTCGCCATTCCGAGGTTGGCACGCAGGTAGTGATGGCCGAATTCATGGCCGCCGGGCACTTTCAACGACATATCCGGCGGATGCGTCGGGCGGCCTTGAGTCGGCGTAATGCGCTACTGGCCGGTTGGCCTGTGGATATCCCTGGCTGTGGGGCATTACCCAACGTGGCAGCCGGCCTGCACTTGATGGTGCCTGTGGATAGTTTCGCGCGGGAATGTGAGTTGATCGAATTGGCTGAGGGCGTTGGTGTTGAGATCAATGCCTTGAGTGACTACTGGTTACCGGACTCGCGCGAGCCTGTGGATAACCGAGCCGGGCTGGTGTTGGGCTTTGCTGCGGTGGCTGAAGCGGAGATCACTGCGGCGACGGCGCGTTTGCGCAAAGCTTGGGTCGAGTAA
- a CDS encoding FMN-binding negative transcriptional regulator, translating to MYLPSAFKDIDLLRLHEQIQQSRLAILVTNGEHGLQASHLPLLLNPEQGPNGTLYGHLAKANPHWRDLAGGAEAMVIFAGADAYVSPGFYPAKAEHGKVVPTWNYLAVHAYGQAEVFTDAQRLRNLVSALTERHESGRAQPWAVEDAPADYIEGMLKAIVGFALPIDRLEGKRKLSQNCSAADIAGVREGLTNSPDSKDQQLAQLMGQA from the coding sequence ATGTACCTACCGTCTGCATTCAAGGATATCGACCTGCTCCGTCTGCATGAGCAAATTCAGCAATCTCGCCTGGCCATCCTCGTCACCAACGGCGAGCACGGCCTGCAAGCCAGCCATCTGCCACTACTGCTTAACCCGGAACAGGGGCCCAACGGCACCCTCTACGGCCACTTGGCCAAGGCCAACCCGCACTGGCGGGACCTTGCCGGCGGTGCCGAAGCGATGGTGATTTTTGCCGGTGCCGACGCCTACGTCAGCCCCGGCTTTTATCCAGCCAAGGCCGAGCACGGCAAAGTGGTGCCGACCTGGAATTACCTGGCGGTGCATGCCTATGGCCAGGCCGAGGTGTTCACCGATGCCCAGCGCTTGCGCAACCTGGTCAGCGCCTTGACCGAGCGTCATGAAAGCGGTCGGGCCCAACCCTGGGCGGTGGAAGATGCGCCTGCCGACTACATTGAAGGCATGCTCAAGGCCATTGTCGGTTTCGCCCTGCCGATCGATCGCCTGGAGGGCAAGCGCAAGCTCAGCCAGAACTGCTCGGCCGCCGACATCGCCGGTGTGCGCGAAGGCCTGACCAATAGCCCGGATTCAAAAGACCAACAACTCGCCCAGCTCATGGGTCAGGCATAA
- a CDS encoding GNAT family N-acetyltransferase, whose amino-acid sequence MSAVEIRPVTAQDQAAWLPLWHAYQRFYNTQIAEEVSSVTWQRMLDPTEPINAALAWFNGQAVGMVHWIYHRSCWTVENACYLQDLIVSETHRGTGMGRQLIEFVYDQARVAGCAKVHWLTHETNAAGIRLYERIAERPGFIQFRKLL is encoded by the coding sequence ATGTCAGCAGTAGAGATCCGCCCGGTCACCGCACAGGATCAGGCCGCCTGGCTGCCCTTGTGGCATGCCTATCAGCGTTTCTACAACACGCAGATCGCCGAAGAGGTCAGCTCCGTCACCTGGCAGCGCATGCTCGACCCTACCGAGCCGATCAACGCAGCGCTGGCCTGGTTCAACGGCCAGGCGGTGGGCATGGTGCATTGGATCTATCATCGTTCATGTTGGACCGTGGAAAACGCCTGCTACCTGCAGGACCTGATCGTCAGCGAAACGCATCGTGGCACAGGGATGGGTCGCCAACTGATCGAGTTCGTCTATGACCAGGCACGGGTGGCCGGCTGCGCCAAGGTCCACTGGCTGACCCATGAGACCAATGCCGCGGGCATACGGTTGTATGAGCGTATCGCCGAACGGCCAGGTTTCATCCAATTTCGCAAACTGTTGTAA
- a CDS encoding GNAT family N-acetyltransferase translates to MSTRIVQWQPAKPPRPTLLTGRYIRLEKLDPRRHGEDLWQALEGPDADPALWDYLPYGPFKDREGFDDWLDSNGASADPLFYAVIDLPSGQTQGLLSLMSIVPAHGRIEIGHIAFGAAMQRTPKGTEAVYLLSKLAFELGNRRLEWKCNNANARSKRAAERFGFTFEGVFRNHMVVKGCNRDTAWYSITDEEWPAVGAAFERWLAAENQTASGQVRTLEQCRASA, encoded by the coding sequence ATGTCGACCCGCATAGTCCAGTGGCAACCAGCGAAGCCCCCTCGCCCCACACTGTTGACCGGGCGCTATATACGCCTGGAAAAACTCGACCCCAGGCGCCACGGCGAAGACCTGTGGCAAGCCCTGGAAGGGCCGGACGCCGACCCTGCGCTCTGGGATTACCTGCCCTACGGCCCCTTCAAGGACCGCGAAGGTTTCGATGACTGGCTCGACAGCAACGGCGCCAGCGCCGACCCGCTGTTCTATGCCGTTATCGATCTACCCAGCGGCCAGACCCAAGGGCTGCTTAGCCTCATGTCGATCGTGCCGGCCCATGGCCGCATCGAAATCGGTCACATAGCCTTCGGCGCTGCCATGCAACGCACCCCCAAAGGCACCGAAGCGGTCTACCTGCTGAGCAAGCTGGCCTTCGAACTGGGCAACCGCCGCCTGGAATGGAAATGCAACAACGCCAATGCCCGCTCCAAGCGCGCGGCAGAGCGGTTCGGCTTCACGTTTGAAGGGGTGTTCCGCAACCATATGGTGGTCAAGGGCTGCAATCGCGACACGGCCTGGTATTCCATTACCGATGAGGAATGGCCGGCGGTTGGGGCGGCGTTTGAGCGGTGGTTGGCGGCGGAAAACCAGACCGCGTCAGGACAGGTCAGGACGCTGGAGCAGTGTCGTGCGTCGGCGTAA
- a CDS encoding Hcp family type VI secretion system effector, with protein sequence MPTPAYMTIEGTHQGSISAGASTQASVGNRYQNGHENQILLQAVDHTVFVPSGANSGHRRHTPLVVTKGIDKSSPLINIALSTGEPLTLCRLEFYRTAAPGAQELFYSMELHDAVIVHAQLVLPNCLDADNAEFTLMEVVHFAYRKITWVHEVCGTTGIDQWNS encoded by the coding sequence ATGCCGACCCCCGCCTACATGACCATCGAAGGCACACACCAAGGATCGATCAGCGCCGGAGCATCCACCCAGGCGTCGGTGGGTAATCGCTACCAGAATGGTCACGAGAACCAGATACTGCTCCAGGCCGTGGACCACACCGTATTCGTACCCTCCGGAGCCAACTCCGGCCATCGGCGCCATACCCCTTTGGTCGTCACCAAAGGGATCGACAAATCCTCGCCCCTGATCAATATCGCCCTGAGTACCGGCGAACCCTTGACCCTGTGCCGCCTCGAGTTCTATCGCACCGCAGCCCCGGGGGCGCAGGAACTCTTCTATTCGATGGAACTGCACGATGCCGTCATCGTTCACGCCCAACTCGTCCTGCCCAATTGCCTGGATGCAGACAACGCTGAATTCACCCTCATGGAAGTCGTGCACTTCGCCTACCGCAAAATTACCTGGGTCCATGAAGTCTGCGGCACCACGGGTATCGATCAGTGGAACAGTTGA
- a CDS encoding IS3 family transposase (programmed frameshift), with product MTKQRRSFSAEFKREAADLVLKQNYSYIEASRSLGVGESALRRWVEQVQKERQGVTPLSKALTPEQQKIQELEVRIARLEREKSIPKKGYRALDVGRSRAYALINQLSVHEPIDWLCKVFEVTRSCYYAQRLRRRTPDIERLRLRSRVNELFTESRSAAGSRSILSIMREDGEQLGRFKVRSLMRELDLVSKQPGSHAYKRATVERLDIPNILNREFDVSAPNQVWCGDITYIWAQGKWHYLAVVLDLCARRIVGWALSEKPDAELVIKALDMAYEQRGRPQGLLFHSDQGSQYGSRLFRQRLWRYRMRQSMSRRGNCWDNAPMERVFRSVKTEWIPTMGYRTAQEAQRDISHFLMHRYNWIRPHQFNGGLAPAQAEEKLNVVSGIS from the exons ATGACCAAACAACGCCGTTCCTTTTCCGCTGAATTCAAACGCGAGGCTGCCGACCTCGTGCTCAAGCAAAACTACAGCTACATCGAAGCCAGTCGTTCACTCGGCGTCGGCGAGTCGGCACTACGCCGCTGGGTTGAGCAGGTTCAGAAGGAGCGCCAAGGTGTCACCCCGCTAAGCAAAGCGCTGACCCCGGAGCAGCAGAAAATCCAGGAACTGGAAGTCCGGATCGCCCGCCTTGAACGGGAAAAATCGATAC CTAAAAAAGGCTACCGCGCTCTTGATGTCGGAAGATCACGAGCGTACGCGCTGATCAATCAGCTTAGCGTCCACGAGCCGATTGATTGGCTGTGCAAAGTGTTTGAAGTCACCCGCTCGTGTTACTACGCCCAGCGTCTCAGGCGCCGGACTCCTGATATTGAGCGGCTTCGGCTGCGCAGTCGGGTCAATGAACTGTTCACAGAAAGTCGTAGTGCTGCGGGCAGCCGCAGCATCTTGTCGATCATGCGTGAAGACGGCGAGCAACTGGGGCGATTTAAGGTACGCAGCTTGATGCGTGAGCTTGACCTCGTGAGCAAACAGCCAGGTTCTCATGCCTATAAACGAGCGACGGTCGAACGGTTGGATATCCCGAACATCTTGAATCGGGAGTTCGATGTCTCGGCCCCCAACCAAGTGTGGTGCGGCGACATCACCTACATTTGGGCCCAAGGGAAATGGCATTATCTGGCTGTTGTGCTAGATCTTTGCGCGCGCCGGATAGTGGGTTGGGCATTGTCGGAAAAGCCGGACGCCGAGCTGGTTATCAAGGCACTGGATATGGCCTATGAGCAACGAGGAAGACCTCAGGGCCTGCTGTTTCACTCGGATCAAGGGTCGCAGTATGGGAGTCGTTTATTTCGCCAGCGGCTGTGGCGTTATCGCATGCGCCAGAGCATGAGCCGCCGGGGTAATTGCTGGGACAATGCGCCGATGGAGCGTGTGTTTCGCAGCGTGAAAACTGAATGGATACCGACCATGGGCTACCGAACTGCTCAAGAAGCCCAGCGCGATATCAGCCATTTCTTGATGCATCGGTACAACTGGATTCGCCCCCATCAATTCAACGGTGGGCTGGCGCCAGCTCAGGCCGAAGAAAAACTTAACGTCGTGTCCGGGATTAGTTGA
- a CDS encoding SPFH domain-containing protein, producing MHMLKVKFFAGFVAIAILIGVFFSAWYTVDETERGVLLRNGALVGVIEPGLAFKIPLIETVKSISVQSQATTYRALTAYSKDQQTATLNVSVSWHVEPSEVAKVYTQYQDLEGLVSRLISRQVPTQVENVFGQYNAVTAVQQRGKFVTDVSKAIKDAVAGPVVIDSVQVENIDFSDDYERSIALRMKAEVEVKTREQMLATEQVQAQIRITQAQAEADSKVAQARADAEATRLRGDAEADAIKARAQALASNQNLVELTKAERWNGVLPSTVLPNGTLPFLDARK from the coding sequence ATGCATATGCTTAAAGTGAAATTCTTTGCCGGTTTTGTCGCTATTGCGATCCTTATAGGCGTATTTTTTAGCGCCTGGTATACCGTGGATGAGACTGAACGTGGGGTACTGCTGCGCAATGGCGCCCTTGTTGGAGTGATTGAACCCGGCCTGGCGTTCAAAATCCCGCTCATTGAGACAGTAAAATCCATCTCCGTGCAGAGTCAGGCAACGACCTACCGAGCCCTTACCGCGTACAGCAAGGACCAACAGACCGCCACGCTGAATGTCTCGGTTTCATGGCATGTAGAGCCCAGCGAAGTCGCCAAGGTTTACACCCAGTATCAGGACCTGGAGGGTCTCGTCTCCAGGTTGATCAGCCGACAGGTTCCGACGCAGGTTGAGAATGTCTTCGGGCAATACAATGCGGTAACTGCAGTGCAGCAGCGCGGAAAGTTTGTGACGGATGTATCCAAAGCGATCAAGGATGCCGTTGCAGGCCCTGTCGTTATCGATAGTGTTCAAGTTGAAAACATCGATTTCAGCGACGACTATGAGCGCTCTATCGCACTACGTATGAAAGCAGAAGTTGAAGTGAAAACCCGCGAGCAAATGCTGGCTACCGAACAGGTTCAGGCGCAAATCCGTATTACACAAGCACAGGCGGAAGCTGACTCCAAAGTCGCTCAGGCAAGAGCCGATGCCGAGGCAACCCGACTGCGTGGCGATGCAGAAGCGGATGCGATCAAGGCAAGAGCCCAGGCGTTGGCGAGCAACCAGAATCTGGTTGAACTGACGAAGGCCGAGCGTTGGAATGGTGTATTACCCTCCACCGTTCTGCCCAATGGCACATTGCCTTTCTTAGATGCCAGGAAGTGA
- the oadA gene encoding sodium-extruding oxaloacetate decarboxylase subunit alpha — MTKKIHVTDTILRDAHQSLLATRMRTEDMLPICEKLDKVGYWSLEVWGGATFDACVRFLKEDPWERLRKLRAALPNTRLQMLLRGQNLLGYRHYSDDVVRAFVAKAAVNGIDVFRIFDAMNDVRNLRVAIEAVKAAGKHAQGTIAYTTSPVHTIEAFVAQAKQMEAMGCDSIAIKDMAGLLTPYATGELVRALKAEQSLPVFIHSHDTAGLAAMCQLKGIENGADHIDTAISSFAWGTSHPGTESMVAALKGSEFDTGLDLELLQEIGLYFYAVRKKYHQFESEFTAVDTRVQVNQVPGGMISNLANQLKEQGALNRMSEVLAEIPRVREDLGFPPLVTPTSQIVGTQAFFNVLAGERYKTITNEVKLYLQGGYGKAPGVVNENLRRQAIGSEDVIDVRPADLLKPEMTKLRTDIGNLAKSEEDVLTYAMFPDIGRKFLEEREAGTLAPEVLLPIPEAGGVSPAGGEGVPTEFVIDVHGETYRVDITGVGVKAEGKRHFYLSIDGMPEEVVFEPLNEFVGGGIGKRKQASEPGHISTTMPGNIVDVLVKEGDVVKAGQAVLITEAMKMETEVQAPIAGKVTAIHVAKGDRVNPGEILIEIEG; from the coding sequence ATGACCAAGAAAATCCACGTTACCGACACAATCCTGCGCGACGCCCACCAGTCCCTGTTGGCGACCCGCATGCGCACCGAAGACATGCTGCCGATCTGCGAAAAGCTCGACAAGGTCGGCTACTGGTCGTTGGAAGTCTGGGGCGGCGCGACCTTCGACGCCTGCGTGCGCTTCCTCAAGGAAGACCCGTGGGAGCGCCTGCGTAAACTGCGCGCCGCACTGCCCAACACCCGTCTGCAAATGCTCCTGCGTGGGCAGAACCTGCTCGGCTATCGTCACTACAGCGATGACGTGGTCAGGGCGTTTGTCGCCAAGGCGGCGGTCAATGGCATCGACGTGTTCCGTATCTTCGACGCCATGAACGACGTGCGTAACCTGCGCGTAGCCATCGAGGCCGTCAAAGCCGCCGGCAAGCACGCCCAAGGCACCATCGCCTACACCACCAGCCCGGTGCACACCATCGAAGCGTTCGTGGCCCAGGCCAAGCAAATGGAAGCCATGGGTTGTGACTCGATCGCGATCAAGGACATGGCCGGGCTGCTGACCCCATACGCCACCGGTGAGTTGGTCAGGGCACTGAAGGCCGAGCAATCGCTGCCGGTGTTTATCCACTCTCACGATACCGCTGGCCTGGCCGCCATGTGCCAGCTCAAGGGCATTGAAAACGGCGCCGATCATATCGATACCGCGATCTCCAGCTTCGCCTGGGGCACCAGCCATCCGGGTACCGAGTCGATGGTTGCAGCGCTTAAAGGCAGCGAGTTCGACACCGGCCTGGATCTGGAGCTGTTGCAAGAGATCGGCCTGTACTTCTATGCCGTGCGCAAGAAGTATCACCAGTTCGAGAGTGAGTTCACCGCTGTCGACACCCGCGTGCAGGTCAACCAGGTACCTGGTGGGATGATCTCCAACCTGGCCAACCAGCTCAAAGAGCAGGGCGCCCTGAACCGCATGAGTGAAGTGCTGGCGGAAATCCCGCGGGTGCGTGAAGACTTGGGCTTCCCGCCGCTGGTGACCCCGACTTCGCAGATCGTCGGTACCCAGGCGTTCTTCAACGTACTGGCCGGCGAGCGCTACAAGACCATCACCAACGAAGTGAAGCTGTACCTGCAAGGCGGTTACGGCAAGGCGCCGGGCGTGGTCAACGAGAATCTGCGCCGTCAGGCCATCGGCAGCGAAGACGTGATCGACGTGCGTCCTGCCGACCTGCTCAAGCCGGAAATGACCAAGCTGCGCACCGACATCGGCAACCTGGCCAAATCCGAAGAGGACGTGCTGACCTACGCCATGTTCCCGGACATCGGGCGCAAGTTCCTTGAAGAGCGTGAAGCCGGCACCCTGGCGCCTGAAGTGCTGCTGCCGATTCCGGAAGCGGGCGGTGTCAGCCCGGCCGGAGGCGAAGGCGTACCGACCGAATTCGTCATCGATGTGCACGGTGAAACCTACCGCGTCGACATCACCGGCGTCGGCGTCAAGGCCGAAGGCAAGCGTCACTTCTACCTGTCCATCGACGGCATGCCTGAAGAGGTGGTGTTCGAACCGCTCAACGAATTCGTCGGCGGCGGCATCGGCAAGCGCAAGCAGGCCAGCGAGCCAGGTCACATCAGCACCACCATGCCCGGCAACATCGTCGATGTTCTGGTCAAGGAAGGCGATGTGGTCAAGGCTGGCCAGGCCGTGCTGATCACCGAAGCGATGAAGATGGAGACCGAAGTGCAGGCACCGATCGCCGGCAAGGTCACCGCCATTCATGTGGCCAAAGGCGACCGCGTCAATCCGGGTGAGATCCTGATCGAAATCGAGGGCTGA
- a CDS encoding acetyl-CoA carboxylase biotin carboxylase subunit, protein MIKKILIANRGEIAVRIVRACAEMGIRSVAIYSDADRHALHVKRADEAHSIGAEPLAGYLNPRKLVNLAVETGCDALHPGYGFLSENAELAVICAERGVKFIGPAAEVIRRMGDKTEARRSMIKAGVPVTPGTEGNVADIEEALSEGERIGYPVMLKATSGGGGRGIRRCNSREELEQAFPRVISEATKAFGSAEVFLEKCIVNPKHIEAQILGDSFGNVVHLFERDCSIQRRNQKLIEIAPSPQLTPEQRAYIGDLSVRAAKAVGYENAGTVEFLLADGEVYFMEMNTRVQVEHTITEEITGIDIVREQIRIASGLPLSVKQEDIQHRGFALQFRINAEDPKNNFLPSFGKITRYYAPGGPGVRTDTAIYTGYTIPPYYDSMCLKLVVWALTWEEAMDRGLRALDDMRVQGVKTTAAYYQEILRNPEFRSGQFNTSFVESHPELTNYSIKRKPEELALAIAAAIAAHAGL, encoded by the coding sequence GTGATAAAAAAGATCCTGATCGCCAACCGTGGTGAAATTGCCGTACGGATCGTGCGTGCCTGCGCCGAGATGGGCATTCGCTCGGTAGCGATCTATTCCGACGCCGATCGGCATGCCTTGCATGTCAAACGTGCCGACGAAGCCCACAGTATCGGTGCCGAGCCGTTGGCTGGCTACCTGAACCCACGCAAGCTGGTGAACCTGGCAGTGGAAACCGGTTGTGATGCGCTGCATCCCGGTTATGGCTTCCTCTCGGAAAACGCCGAGCTGGCGGTTATCTGTGCCGAGCGTGGAGTCAAGTTCATCGGGCCGGCTGCCGAAGTCATCCGCCGCATGGGCGACAAGACCGAGGCGCGCCGCAGCATGATCAAGGCCGGCGTACCGGTTACGCCTGGCACTGAAGGCAACGTCGCCGATATTGAAGAAGCCCTGAGCGAAGGTGAACGGATCGGTTATCCGGTCATGCTCAAGGCCACCTCCGGTGGTGGCGGTCGCGGCATTCGTCGCTGCAACAGCCGCGAAGAACTGGAACAGGCATTCCCTCGGGTTATTTCCGAAGCAACCAAGGCGTTTGGTTCGGCCGAAGTGTTCCTGGAAAAGTGCATCGTCAACCCGAAACACATCGAAGCGCAGATTCTCGGCGACAGCTTTGGCAATGTGGTGCACCTGTTCGAGCGCGATTGCTCGATCCAGCGTCGTAACCAGAAGCTGATCGAAATCGCCCCGAGCCCGCAGCTGACCCCGGAACAGCGCGCCTACATCGGCGATCTGTCCGTGCGCGCGGCCAAGGCAGTGGGCTACGAGAACGCCGGTACCGTGGAGTTCCTGCTCGCCGATGGCGAAGTGTACTTCATGGAAATGAACACCCGGGTGCAGGTCGAACACACCATCACCGAGGAAATCACCGGCATCGATATCGTCCGTGAGCAGATCCGCATCGCGTCCGGGCTGCCGCTATCGGTGAAGCAGGAAGATATCCAGCACCGCGGCTTTGCCCTGCAGTTCCGGATCAACGCCGAAGACCCGAAAAACAACTTCCTGCCGAGCTTCGGCAAGATCACTCGCTATTACGCGCCCGGCGGTCCTGGCGTGCGAACCGATACGGCAATCTACACCGGCTACACCATTCCGCCGTACTACGACTCCATGTGCCTGAAACTGGTGGTGTGGGCGTTGACCTGGGAAGAAGCCATGGATCGCGGTTTGCGGGCCCTGGATGACATGCGCGTGCAAGGGGTCAAGACCACTGCCGCCTACTACCAGGAAATCCTGCGCAATCCGGAATTCCGTAGCGGCCAGTTCAATACCAGCTTCGTCGAAAGCCATCCTGAACTGACCAACTACTCGATCAAGCGCAAACCCGAAGAGCTGGCCCTGGCCATCGCCGCCGCCATCGCCGCCCACGCAGGCCTGTGA
- a CDS encoding LysR family transcriptional regulator, with amino-acid sequence MRMTLRQLQIFNEVCDLRSYSRAADEMALTQPAVSLQIRQLEELVGQPLFEYVGKKLYLTEAAEALQRASRDIFGRLESFDMQLSDMQGSLQGQLKLAVESSAKYFVPHLFAAFKKQHPDVNLNLTVVNRAQAIRRLSDNRDDLIIMSMVPQDMGLEFVPFLNNPIVAVAPPDHPLCKLDSLRLQDLEPHTLLIREQGSGTRKACEEFFKDKRVHFTQTLEVASADAQRECVIAGLGLALLTRHALNLELATGILRELPVEELPLYRSWCVVQAKAKRLSPVALAFLAFIRSERAQISALVERFSGHLPPIPAKD; translated from the coding sequence ATGCGTATGACATTGCGTCAGTTGCAGATCTTCAACGAAGTCTGCGATCTACGCTCCTACAGCCGGGCAGCCGACGAAATGGCACTGACGCAACCCGCCGTCAGCCTGCAGATTCGTCAGCTTGAGGAGCTGGTTGGGCAGCCACTTTTCGAATATGTGGGTAAGAAACTTTACCTGACCGAGGCCGCAGAAGCCTTGCAACGCGCCAGCCGGGATATCTTCGGGCGCCTGGAAAGCTTCGACATGCAACTCTCGGACATGCAGGGCTCGCTGCAGGGGCAACTCAAGCTGGCGGTGGAGTCCAGCGCGAAGTATTTCGTCCCGCACCTGTTCGCTGCATTCAAGAAACAGCATCCAGATGTGAACCTGAACCTGACGGTAGTCAATCGGGCCCAGGCGATCAGGCGGCTGTCGGATAACCGCGACGACTTGATCATCATGTCCATGGTGCCCCAGGACATGGGCCTTGAGTTCGTGCCCTTCTTGAACAACCCGATCGTTGCAGTGGCCCCGCCCGACCATCCGCTGTGCAAGCTCGACAGCCTGCGCTTGCAGGACCTGGAACCTCATACCCTACTGATTCGCGAACAGGGATCGGGAACCCGCAAGGCCTGTGAAGAGTTCTTCAAGGACAAGCGCGTGCATTTCACCCAGACGCTGGAGGTCGCTTCGGCCGATGCCCAGCGCGAGTGCGTGATTGCCGGCCTGGGCCTGGCCTTGCTGACACGCCACGCGCTCAATCTGGAGCTGGCCACGGGCATTCTGCGTGAGCTGCCGGTCGAGGAACTGCCGCTTTATCGAAGCTGGTGCGTGGTGCAGGCCAAAGCCAAGCGGTTGTCGCCGGTGGCGTTGGCCTTTTTAGCGTTCATCCGTAGCGAACGTGCGCAAATCAGCGCGCTGGTTGAGCGCTTTTCGGGGCATTTACCGCCGATACCTGCCAAAGATTGA
- a CDS encoding PA3496 family putative envelope integrity protein yields MARYFDGSQQSTSKTRRQQEDQRRMEFRRAIESYSEQRQLLQEIADYPELQSINLWQVSAVNAPKSAQPAR; encoded by the coding sequence ATGGCTCGTTATTTCGATGGTTCGCAACAGAGCACCAGCAAGACCCGTCGGCAGCAGGAAGATCAACGGCGCATGGAATTTCGCCGGGCGATCGAGAGTTACTCCGAGCAGCGTCAACTGCTTCAGGAAATCGCCGATTACCCCGAACTGCAATCGATCAATCTTTGGCAGGTATCGGCGGTAAATGCCCCGAAAAGCGCTCAACCAGCGCGCTGA